The window TTGGTGAAATGTCCCGCGTAAATAGCTCCGATTGACCCTTCACCGCCTTCCCCTTCGGTCCAACTTCCGCTTAATATCCCTCCGAAACGGAGGCTTTTGAACCCCCCATTCGGTTCGAAGCTCACCACTTGATTTCGCACCTTGGAGTCGTCCCTTCTGATGAATCTTACCCTAACAGATGCTGAGCCGATGTCCCGTCTCAAGGCGAACACAAGGTCATTCCTCTCCTTGAAATCGGCGCAGTTCAGCAGACCGAAGGCGGTTTTACCGATTTTCCCGTGGACTTTGGCACCAAGGTCGATCTGAGGGATGTTTCGGCTGTAGAAGAGCAGAAGATTGCTATTTCCAAAAGTGAAGATCTCGCCACCTTCCTGAAAGAAGGGTCGTCTGTCCGGATACCATCGCTGTTGATAGGAGAAATCTATGGATTCGACATCCTGTTCGACGTTTGAGAAGTCCGGATTGACCGTAATTAGAGCTGTGATGCTCGAGGAGATAGGGTACTTAACATCCGCGCCGGCCCGGATCGTCCTGCTTTTTTCGGGTTCAACGCCTGCGAAAGTATAAACCATCAACGACAGGCGACGTTTTGAGCTCTTTTTGGGAAATATGATTCCCACCAGATGTCCATCCTTTTCGAGATCTTCCTGTGGGCCGATGTTCGACCAGAAGGAGTTAACCCCTGTGCGCTGTTGCATCCTGTCGAAGTTTATCTCGATGGTGGTGGGTTTTCCGGTGGAGGGATAATCTAGGATGGCGAAAGGTATCATCATCTCCGCTGTCCAACCATCTTCCACCCGTTTCACTGCGGCTTTCCAGTCTCCCTTCCACTCGGTTTTAGTCGCCCGTCCGCCAGCGATCCTTGAAAACTGAGTTCCGATGGCGTTTACCAGGAAAAAGGAACGATCGGAGTGACGGTGCGAATCAAAAGGGTTGATAGAGAAAGAGACGTAATCGTCGTTCCGGAAATTCCCATCTCGCTTGGTTTCACGGGCGACAATCTCTTCCGGTTTTGAGTCGTAGCAGTAAAATGCGACGTAGATGTTCTCGTCATCATAGAGGATGTAGGCCACGGTTTGATCTTCGGGAGGCGTGTCCAGGAGTTTATCCACGAATCCCGTTGCCTTGGGCGCATTTCGCCAGCAAGGGTCATTTAAGTCGCCGTCTATCCTCGGGGGTTGGGATGTTTTGAGAGCCTGGAGCGATTTACCAACGGTTTCCGATCCCACCGCA is drawn from Candidatus Poribacteria bacterium and contains these coding sequences:
- a CDS encoding carbohydrate binding family 9 domain-containing protein: MRVGLYPIIFCVAGFLILLSSAVGSETVGKSLQALKTSQPPRIDGDLNDPCWRNAPKATGFVDKLLDTPPEDQTVAYILYDDENIYVAFYCYDSKPEEIVARETKRDGNFRNDDYVSFSINPFDSHRHSDRSFFLVNAIGTQFSRIAGGRATKTEWKGDWKAAVKRVEDGWTAEMMIPFAILDYPSTGKPTTIEINFDRMQQRTGVNSFWSNIGPQEDLEKDGHLVGIIFPKKSSKRRLSLMVYTFAGVEPEKSRTIRAGADVKYPISSSITALITVNPDFSNVEQDVESIDFSYQQRWYPDRRPFFQEGGEIFTFGNSNLLLFYSRNIPQIDLGAKVHGKIGKTAFGLLNCADFKERNDLVFALRRDIGSASVRVRFIRRDDSKVRNQVVSFEPNGGFKSLRFGGILSGSWTEGEGGEGSIGAIYAGHFTKRTWANVNLFYMTPNFNAADGFIPYDDMRGYNLNGGYSNEWREGPIRKVNCGFNLSRVDRYDGSPYMRDVNFWGETQFSSDYAVNLNGGVGRYEEHRDWTVGITLRGNVRDQHRSYGVNLSYGRRQSTRYGYARPFINLKPTGKISFRLSSEFLWHKGDRIQHVLQFNYDITPERGLGGRFVYRDGSLNAFLTYRQAVHKGIDAFIILGDPNAEKMKKRIVAKVVMPLLSPPHRSSWLWDLVHGLLP